The genomic window CCCAGCCGACCTTCCATCCGGTGAAGGAGAAGGTCTTGCCGGCCGAGGAGATGGAGACGGTCCGCTCGTGCATGCCGGGGAGCGTCGCGATCGGGACGTGGACGGCGTCGTCGAAGGCCAGGTGCTCGTAGACCTCGTCGGTGACGACGAGCAGGTCGTGTTCGACGGCGAGCCCGGCGATGGCGGTGCGCTCCTCGGCGGTGAGGACCGTGCCGGTCGGGTTGTGCGGGGTGTTGAGGAGCAGGAGGCGGGTCCGCGGGGTGATCCTGGCCCGCAGCTCGTCCAGGTCCGGACGGAAGGACGGGGCGCGCAGGGTGAGCGGTACGCGCTTCGCGCCGGCCATCGCGATGCACGCCGCGTAGGAGTCGTAGAAGGGCTCGAAGGCGATCACCTCGTCACCGGGCTCCAGCAGCGCGAGCATGGTCGCCGCGATCGCCTCGGTCGCCCCCGCGGTGACCAGGATCTCCGTGTCGGGGTCGAAGTCCAGGCCGTAGAAGCGGCGCTGGTGGTCGCTGATGGCGGCGCGCAGTTCCGGGACGCCCGGACCCGGCGGGTACTGGTTGCCCCGGCCGTCGCGCAGGGCCCGCACGGCAGCCTCGCGTACGGACTCCGGGCCGTCCGTGTCCGGGAAGCCCTGACCCAGGTTGATCGCGCCCGTCGCCGTCGCCAGTGCCGACATCTCCGCGAAGATCGTCGTCCCGAGCCCGTCCAGCCTGCGGTTCAGCAGCGGCCTGCCGCCCATGTCTCCACCGTCCTCAACCGGGTGTCCGTCGATCCTTCGAGTGCCATCCTGGCCCATGCCCGGACGGGCGCTCCGCTTGCGCATCCCGGGGAACGAGACGCTCGCCGGAGGTCATGGCCGCCATCCTGCGCGGAACCTCTGGACTAGCTCAAGTCTGCTTTGGGCCGTGAGGGCCGGGGGCATCCCCCTGTCACGCAAGCGACGGGACCCGCGCAAGCGGGGACCGCACGGGGAACGAAGGGGGACGGTGAGGGCGATGCTGGTACTGATCATCGCGGTCGCGCTGGCCGCGGTCCTGGTGGCCGTGGTCAGGGCGGCGGGCCGGAGCGGCGCCCGCGGTGTCGGCCGGAGCCGGTCGCGGCGCGGCAGCTGGTGGGCGGGGAGCGGCGGTGGCTCCTCGCACGGCGGGGGCGCCGCCTGCGGAAGCGGTGGCTCCTCGTGCAGTAGCTCCTCCTCGTGCAGCAGCTCCTCCTCCTGCGGGGGCGGAGGAGGCTGCGGGGGCGGAGGCAGCTGACACGGGGCAGCTGGTCCGCCGCGCACCGCGGCAGAAGGACGCCCGGGTGGGAGAGGAGTGAACTCCCCCCGGGCGTCGCCATGTTGACGCACTATGCACGTATCCCGCGTGGTCACGGACATTCCGGAGGGGATTCGGTTGAACAGTTGAACCGTAAGGCCCCCGAGGGGATGGAAAGCACGTGAAGTTGGGTAAAAGCGCTGTGAGCGCCGCGCACTTCATGATTCCCTCGCTGTCGAGAACATCCAGCCCTCGGACCCTCCATCCGGACCCGAGCAGGCGGTCCCCACTCCTGTGTGCCACCTCCGGGGCGCCCCCGGACCGCCCGTCTACCCGTTACGCGTGTTTGCGGAGCCGACCCATGCTCACGACCCTGAAGACCTCCTACACCGACACCCGCGCGGCCGATCTGGCCTGGGCGCTGGGGCGGGAGCCGCTGCCCGCCCTCGCCGAGCTGGACCTGGAACTGGAAGGGGCGAAGCTCCAGTTGAGACTGCTGGGCGCATCGCACCAGGTGCTGCTGGAGGAGGAGCAGGGCGTCTGCTCCGAGACCGTCGCCTGCATCCCCGGCAGCAGCACGCCGCTGCCGCTGGGTGTGGCCAAACGGATCGGCGTGTGGGACTACGAGTTCGCGGCGCGCGTCGAGACGCTGTCGCAGGGCTCCTTCGCGGGGCGCGCGCAGGAGCTCCTCGCGCTGGTCGCGGACCATCCGAACGGGCTCGCGGGGACCTTCCCCGGCTCGCCGCACGCGTTCACGGCCATGGTGGCGCAGCGGCTGGAGGGCCAGGTGCGGTGGCGCACTTGGCATGCGTACCCGCAGGAGGGGCAGCTCGTGGTGACCCGGACGCGGGTGGGCGCGCGCATGCCCGCTGCGCGCTGATTCCACACATCCTCATGGCATTTCGATGCAGTTGCACCCGTGTGGGTGACGTGATGCGACGGATGTGTGACGTAGCGTTACGGCATGATCGACCCGCCTGTGTCAGCACCCGCCCGGGGCGGGGCGCGACGGCTCCAGGGCGGGGCGCGGCCGCCCGTCCGTCCCGGCGCGGGCCGGTTCCCCGTCCTCCTCGTCGTCTTCGTCTGCGCCGCCTGCGGGCTGGTGTACGAACTCGAACTCGTCGCCCTCGCCTCGTACTTGATCGGTGACTCGGTCACCCAGGCCAGCGTCGTGCTGTCCGTCATGGTCTTCGCGATGGGTCTCGGCTCCCTGTTCGCCAAGCGGCTGCGCTGCCATGCGGCGGTCGGATTCGGGCTGGTGGAGGCGGCGCTCGCGCTCATCGGCGGCAGCTCGGCGCTGGTGCTGTACGCGGCGTTCGCATGGTTCGACGAGGCGCGGTACGCGCTGGTGGCGTTCTCGCTCGCGATCGGCGTGCTGATCGGGGCGGAGATCCCGCTGCTGATGTCGCTGATCCAGCGGACGTCGCGGCGCGCCGACGGGGAGCACGACGCGGCGGGCACGGTCGCCGACCTCTTCGCGGCGGACTATGTGGGCGCGCTGGTGGGCGGACTCGCCTTTCCGTTCCTGCTGCTGCCCTGGCTCGGACAGCTGACCGGCGCGCTGCTGACGGGCGCGGTG from Streptomyces sp. FIT100 includes these protein-coding regions:
- a CDS encoding pyridoxal phosphate-dependent aminotransferase, which produces MGGRPLLNRRLDGLGTTIFAEMSALATATGAINLGQGFPDTDGPESVREAAVRALRDGRGNQYPPGPGVPELRAAISDHQRRFYGLDFDPDTEILVTAGATEAIAATMLALLEPGDEVIAFEPFYDSYAACIAMAGAKRVPLTLRAPSFRPDLDELRARITPRTRLLLLNTPHNPTGTVLTAEERTAIAGLAVEHDLLVVTDEVYEHLAFDDAVHVPIATLPGMHERTVSISSAGKTFSFTGWKVGWVTADGPLVSAVRTAKQYLTYVSAGPFQYAIAEALRLPDSYFDGFRADLRRKRDLLADGLRAAGFEVYRPQGTYFITTDITPFGEKDAYAFCRSLPERCGVVAVPNSVFYDDPEAGRSQVRFTFCKRDDVLREATSRLQRLAS
- a CDS encoding DUF2617 family protein, with translation MLTTLKTSYTDTRAADLAWALGREPLPALAELDLELEGAKLQLRLLGASHQVLLEEEQGVCSETVACIPGSSTPLPLGVAKRIGVWDYEFAARVETLSQGSFAGRAQELLALVADHPNGLAGTFPGSPHAFTAMVAQRLEGQVRWRTWHAYPQEGQLVVTRTRVGARMPAAR